The window ACAACATCGTGGGCATGAGCGACCGCATCCATTTTGACATGGCCGTCGTGATCAAAGTATCCACCATGCACTCGAACCATATTGACGCCACGTTTCGCTAGCAGCTTCGCTTCGCTGCGCAATGCGTCCCTATTTTTGGACGACGGACCGTTCACGGCCCAGAACCGCACCGGCTCGTTCGTCGCTTGATGGACGAACTCGCCATCTTGGACCCCGATGAATCCGTTTGCGCCCGCAAAAGGTTCATTCAGGTGCCGAAGGTCGAGCATTGCCGAATCGTCAAACTTGTCTTGTGCCGGCCGTACCGGTTCCCAGCCTTCGTTCTGTTTCGCGATATGAGCGATTCTCTCGGCGATTTGGTCGGGCTTGAGAATTCCCGAAGGTTGGAACGGCTCGCGAGTCAGGACGAAACAATCGATCGATCCGTGGTGATTCAGTTCACCGTCGATTCGGAACCGCACCGACGTCGTTCCCTTCGAAAGGACCACTGCACCGACGTTTGCCCAAGCGAGGAAACGCAAATCGGGCTTGTTATCCGACGCGATGTTCGTGTTTCCAATGGCCAGTGACTTGAGATCAATCGCTGTCCAAGGATCGTCGCCAATCTGGTACGACAAACGCGAACGGACTGGGTTCGCTCGTACCCAAAATTGGTACTCGCCATCCGCAGGCACTTCAACGACGTACTCCGCTTCCGCTGATGCTTGATCACCATAGTGACTGAGGAAGTCGCTTCCGGACAACTGATCTGTCGTCACGTCGGTATACCAAGGGTGGGGCTTCGCCGACGACTTGACCGCGTCTTCCCCTTCGACCCAGATCGATTGTCCACGGCTGGGGGTGGGCATGAGGGAGAGTAACAGAAGTGTGAAAATAGAAAGGAAGGATCCAGCGGCGGTTCGCAGAGGCCTCTGGCAGGCGAAGTGGATGGAACGATCGCTTACATGCTTGTTCCACGTCAAATCCTTGCAAAACGACGGGTAATGAAAACGGGATCGCATCGGTGATGACTCACTTCGTAGGGGCAGGAAATCTTGGCGGGCCCGTCTATCGTAGTCTTCGTTGCGACCGAGAGCCAGTTACGGAGTGCGAAAGGGAGGTCCAACACACCCCACCCACTCTCATTGATCGCAGTCTCTTCGGCAAACGAACGGCCCGCGAGCCATGCGTTGCTTGCCAATCGCAGTGCCTGACGCCGGTTGCTCGGGTTCGCACCCTGGACAGACGCTTTGATCACGGATCGGAGTTGCCTTCGTGGTTACGAAGATTGACATCCGTCACAATCCTTAGCATATAACTTCTTTCATTTTCAAACGTGACGTTCCAATCCTTGTCCTGTTGCGAATGGTCGAAAACCCAAAAAGCGGACAGGGGAACCTCGGACGCCTCGACCGCGCGAAGCAATTGCTGGAACCGAGCTCTTTCTTCTTTCGGACCGAGCGTCTTGGGTGCACCAAACTCTCCTAGGAACAGTGGTTTTTTTGCCTTTGCAGCGATCTCCGATAGCGTCGCCACCAGTTCCGCGATGCTTGTCGTGTTGGCCTGGCCGCTGTTGCGGTAGACATGGATCGAAATCACGTTGAAAGGATCCGGGTTGTCCCGCAGCAGTGTCTGTTCAAACTGGTTCCTCGAATCACTTTTCCAGCTGTGCTCTTTGGTGTTGTGATAGGCGCTGGTTCTAGGGATGGAATTTCCTGTGATCAGAATTCGGTGCTTGTCATATTGGCGGACCGTACTGGCGAACACAGAATAGGCGGTCAGCATGGCATTCGATGAGAGTTCGTCTCGAGCGGTTCTTCGTAGCGCCGTTTTCCGTGCAGACACCACCTTCGGGCGATGCTCGGATGCATTAGGCAGATCCACATGGAGGTTGTATTCATTTCCAAATTCCCAGCCCCAGATCGCCGCTGAATTGCGGTACCGGAGAACGATTTCTCTGGTGTACTGGCGCATGAAAGCGGTCGTTCGACTGTCAGGATTTCCCCACTGATCCATCGGTTCGCCGACGATGTCCGGAATGGTTGGCATGTACCAAAACAGGCAAGGGATCAGGCCCATTTGATGCTGCTCGGCCGCGCGGATGATTCGATCCAACCGTTTGAAGTAGGCTTCCTTGTCTTGTCGGTAGAGCTCCCAATCAACCGGCCAGAAGCCGCAGGCCATGAAACGAACAAACGGCACTTCGGCTTCGGAGAGTTGCTTGAGTCCTTCTTCGAACGACGTGTCGGCCGAATCCAAGAGCGTTCGGTAAAACAGATTGAAATAGTTTGCCCCCATGCCTCGGTAAGGCTTTCCTGCCAACAGGAGTTGCCCCTCCGAGACGCTCAATCCCGGTGGTAGTGGTGGGACTCGCTCGGTAGCAGCTGCGACCGAAATCGGGGGTCCAAGGAGCAGCAGGAAAGAGAGTGTGTGGATGTTCATAGAACCTCGGCAACCGTTGTTGAACCGGCGGGATGGATGCACCGAGACCTTTGCCGTCACGGCCAGTCTCCAGAGTTGTCAGCCGGGTCGCTTCGGCCCATTCTTTTTAACAGCGGCGGCGTATTGCCGGTAGGCGGGCCAACCTTCAAGACACCGGTCGTTTGGAATCCAAACGGGAGTTACTGTTCTGCAGACCCTGCGTTGCCGACATGACCGTTGCGAGCGCATGGTCGAACGGCGCATGCCAATTTGCAGCCAGAGGTTTGATTCTGCGATTTTTTTGCAGGCTCGCAGCGGTCACCGACCGACGTGCCAAAAAGAATGCGTTAGACTGGGACGGCACCTTCACTAACCGCAAGGTTCTCGCCCTTCTCGACCGCCGCCTTCTGTTCGTCGATCCGCCACGCATTGTACATTGGCTTGCTTCCGATTTGCAGCGTCGCCTGACCGGCGGTGGTCGTCCCACCTCAACAAGAAAGGATGTTGTCATGTTCGAGAAACGATGTCGTCAGCAGGCCTATTGCGCTTTGGCGCTTGCAATGACCTCTGTTTTCGCGGTCTCAGGCTGGGACTCAGCAGAAGCATGTGCCGCGGAACCATGCCTGCAACGTATCGAGGTAGCCGACGGTTGGAAGATCAAGTCGTTCGCGCCGCGCGAGGCTCTCGACACCTCGCTACTGAACCAAGCCGCGAGGTCCGAAGAGAGCGAAGGTTGGTTGGACGTGGGAAGGATGCCGGCTACGGTGCATGATCTTTTGCTGCGCCTTGGCAAAATCGAAGCGCCTTGGCTGCCGCATGGAACCGAGAAGTGTTTTTGGGTCGGTCAAAAGGACTGGGTCTATGCGACGCGGTTCTCCGTCGAAGAACGGGGACGCGAGGCCAGACTCCGGCTGATGGGGATCGAGAATAAGGTCGACGTCTATCTCAACGGCAAGAAGCTTGCCTCGCATGCCAGCAAGCTACCCCTGGTGGTGGATGTGAGTGATCATTTGGGATCGGAGAATGTGCTGGTTCTGCACTGCCACGCGGGATCTCGTGCGGACAGCGGCAAGCGAAGTGATCGGGGCAGCTACCTCGGGCCCAATCCATCCATCTCTTCGGTTGGCGTGTTCGATCAGATCTTCGTCGAGATTTCCGAGGGGAATCGTTTGGAGGAAGTGCTTGCCGACGTGACGCTCAATGAAACGCTGACCAGCGGGACGGTCACGGTGCAGGTCAAAGGAGTCAGTCCGTTTGAATCGCTGGACCTGCTGGTGCGACTGCTGGACCCCAATGGCGAGAGTGTTGGCGAGACCACCGTGCCGGTGGCGGTGACGGGGGGCGAGTTCGATGTGCGTGGCGTTCTGCAAATCGACCGACCGTCGTTGTGGTGGCCACGCGGGTACGGGGATCAGCCGCTCTATCGTGCAGACGTTACGCTGCTGACGCACGGGGAAGTCCAAGAGATCGCGTCACGCACGCTCGGATTCCGGCGCGTGACGATGCCCGAACCCCTTCATTTCGTCGTCAACAACGTACCGGTGTTCCTTCGAGGCGGTGATTGGGTGACTCCGAATCTGATGAGCGATGTGTGGGACACGGCACGTGTGGATCGGCTATTTGATTTGGCCGAGAACGCCAACTTCAATGCGCTGCGCGTCTGGGGGCCGGCCGAAGCGCCGCCCGATGCATTCTACGAGCAGGCCGACGCGAGGGGCTTGCTGCTGTGGCAGGATTTCACCCGACTGCCGATGCGGTCGGATTCGAAGAGCATTGAGACGTGCACGAAAGCGGCCCGCGCCATGATCAAGCGTCTCAAGCATCACCCCTCGATCCTTTCTTGGTGCGGGTGCAATGAAGCGGCGCAGTGGGCCCATGAAGACTACAACAAAGACTTTGAGGATCACGGGCCCTGGGGCGGCTTGGCCGCGGCCGAAGCCGTGGGAGCCGTCTGTAAGGAACTCGATCCTGAGAGGTATTACCAGCCCAGCAGTCCGTACTTTGGCATGAATCCCAACGATCCACGTGAAGGCAACACGCATGGCTACACCAACATGTGGTTCGTGCCGGGCTACGACTACTTGAATTTCGCCAGCGAGGACACACGCATCTCGGCTCCGGTACTGCATAGTTTGCAGCGATTCATGGATCCCGACGACCTCTGGCCCCAAGGCTACTCCACGCTCTATCTGCACGGTAACCGGCGCCCGTTCCCAGAGACTTGGATGCCCTACACGTGCGCTGAAAGCTGGAAGAAAACGGGGCCTGTTGAACAATTCTACGATGCCACGGATGCCGCCGGCCTGGTGCATCGCCTCGGTATGGCAGAGTCACTTTATTACCAAGACACGGTGGAACGCCAACGTCGTGGTCGCCCTGCGACCGAGCAGTCCGATCGCCGGTGTTGCGGTGGATACCTTGTCTGGAAGTACAACGACTCCTGGCCCCAGGTCTATAGCGCCAAGGTCGACTATTTCCTCGAGCCCAAACATGTCTACTACGCACTGCGTCGCGCTTATGAACCCCTGATGCTTTCCTTCGATTTCGACACCTACCTTTATTTGTGGGCGATCAACGATACAAGAGAACCTGTGACGGGAACCGTCAAGATCCAGTTGTACCACCTGGAAGAAAACGAGTTCCGCAAGGAGATCGTACGCGAGGTCACGGTTGCTCCAGGTAAATCGACGGTCGTCGTACGTTTGGATCAGGCCGGCATTCGAGCCTTTCGGAAAGAGCATCTTCTGTTTGCCACACTCACCGACAACTCAGGTCAAGTACTGGCCCGCACCCATGGGTTTGCCGACATCGAGCGCCGACTCACCTTCCCCGAAGCCAAACTGAAGGTAGAGGTACGAGAAGGAGCATTGGTACTGACCACGGACCAGTTTGCACGCTGCGTGACGCTGACCGGTGACGCCCAAGGCGACCCGTTCGGCTGGTTCTTTGAGGATAACTATTTTGACCTTCTGCCAGGCGAGGAGAAGGTCGTGCGTCTGTTGGGGCAGCATGACGAGGGTCGTCTTACAGCGAAACCTTGGTACTCCCCCCACGCCACGACGATCGACTGGAAACGTTCCCAATAAGCTGGCTTCAAATCGGATTTCCCGCGATCGGGTGAACACAAGATGATCCGGGAAGACCGGTCCGATGCTACCTACCTACCCCGAACCACAACAACGTAAGATCTCGAGATCTCTCTAGAGGAACCTAAGATGCGACACGCCTGTTTATTCACGCTCGTTTCCTTCGCTTTAGCAATTGCGAGCGGTGCCGATGGCTCCGAAGTACGCCTTCGTTTTGATGCGAACATTCCCCAGATCGCTTTCGCTGCGGAGAAGATCGAGCAAGCGTTAGCGGAAACGGGGAAAAGGGATGAGGAGAGTGACGCGGAATGTTTGATACAAATTGAAACTCGGTCGATGGGCAAACCTGCCGAGTCCTTTGCAATTCAACGCAACCGTTCCGACCAGATCGTGATTGTGGGACAAGATGCGGCTGGCGCAATGTACGGTGGGTTGGAGGTGGCTGAGTTGATCCGAATCGGCGGCCTGGACGCGATTCAGGACAACCAGCAGAGCCCCTACATGGCCATGCGTGGCACGAAGTTCAATATCCCGCTGGATGTGCGCACGCCCAGCTACACCGATCCATGCGATGCTGCCCAACAGAACATCGCGGAGATGTGGAGCTTTGACTACTGGACGAACACGATCGATAGCCTCGCCTCGCATCGTTACAACTTCGTTTCGCTCTGGAACATGCACCCCTTCCCGTCGCTGGTCAAGGTGCCCGACTACCCCAACGTGGCGTTGCAAGATGTACAACGATCGACGCTGCAATGGGAGGAATATTACTCGGGAACAGGAACGGGTTTTGACGCTCCTGAAATCATCAACAACGTCGAGATTTTGAAGCGAATGACGATCGACGATAAGATCGCATTCTGGCAAAAGGTGATGCGATATGGAAAGGAACGCAACGTTGACTTCTACTTCGTAACCTGGAACACCTTCGTCTATGGGACCGGTGGAAAGTATGGCATTACCGACTCTGTAGAGAATGAGACAACCGTTGATTACTTTCGCAAGAGCGTCAAGCAGATGTTTCTGACGTATCCAGATTTAGCCGGAGTCGGACTGACACCAGGTGAAAATATGCGGTCGAGGCCGGGCGGACCACGGGCGACCAGTACGGAAAAAGAGGATTGGTTGTTCGCCACCTATGGCCAAGGCATTTTGGACGCGGCTGCCGCGCTGCCGGATCGGAAGATGACCCTGATTCATCGCCAGCACATGTCCGGTGCGTTGGATATCGCAGACCGATTCAAACCGCTGCTTGATCATCCGACGGTCGATTTCATCTTCAGTTTTAAGTACGCCAAGGCCCACGTGATGAGCTGCACCACGCAACCCTATCACGAAGAGTTCGTCAGCGACATTCAGAGTCGTGGAGACCTGAAAACAATCTGGACGCTGCGCAATGATGACAACTACTATTTTCGCTGGGGCGCACCTGATTTTGTCCGCGAGTTCATTCAAAACATTCCATATGACGTGTCACGTGGCTTCTACTACGGGTCGGACCAATACATCTGGGGCCGAGAGTTCCTCAGCCTCGATCCGACGACACCGCGGCGGGTCGAAGTCGATAAACACTGGTATCATTGGATGCTTTGGGGACGGCTGGGATACAATCCGCAGCTTGGCAATGATCGATTCACTCAGATTTTGCAAGCTCAGTTCCCGCAAACGGACGCCACCGCGTTGTTTGACGCCTGGCA is drawn from Novipirellula artificiosorum and contains these coding sequences:
- a CDS encoding cellulase family glycosylhydrolase, whose product is MNIHTLSFLLLLGPPISVAAATERVPPLPPGLSVSEGQLLLAGKPYRGMGANYFNLFYRTLLDSADTSFEEGLKQLSEAEVPFVRFMACGFWPVDWELYRQDKEAYFKRLDRIIRAAEQHQMGLIPCLFWYMPTIPDIVGEPMDQWGNPDSRTTAFMRQYTREIVLRYRNSAAIWGWEFGNEYNLHVDLPNASEHRPKVVSARKTALRRTARDELSSNAMLTAYSVFASTVRQYDKHRILITGNSIPRTSAYHNTKEHSWKSDSRNQFEQTLLRDNPDPFNVISIHVYRNSGQANTTSIAELVATLSEIAAKAKKPLFLGEFGAPKTLGPKEERARFQQLLRAVEASEVPLSAFWVFDHSQQDKDWNVTFENERSYMLRIVTDVNLRNHEGNSDP
- a CDS encoding beta-mannosidase, translating into MFEKRCRQQAYCALALAMTSVFAVSGWDSAEACAAEPCLQRIEVADGWKIKSFAPREALDTSLLNQAARSEESEGWLDVGRMPATVHDLLLRLGKIEAPWLPHGTEKCFWVGQKDWVYATRFSVEERGREARLRLMGIENKVDVYLNGKKLASHASKLPLVVDVSDHLGSENVLVLHCHAGSRADSGKRSDRGSYLGPNPSISSVGVFDQIFVEISEGNRLEEVLADVTLNETLTSGTVTVQVKGVSPFESLDLLVRLLDPNGESVGETTVPVAVTGGEFDVRGVLQIDRPSLWWPRGYGDQPLYRADVTLLTHGEVQEIASRTLGFRRVTMPEPLHFVVNNVPVFLRGGDWVTPNLMSDVWDTARVDRLFDLAENANFNALRVWGPAEAPPDAFYEQADARGLLLWQDFTRLPMRSDSKSIETCTKAARAMIKRLKHHPSILSWCGCNEAAQWAHEDYNKDFEDHGPWGGLAAAEAVGAVCKELDPERYYQPSSPYFGMNPNDPREGNTHGYTNMWFVPGYDYLNFASEDTRISAPVLHSLQRFMDPDDLWPQGYSTLYLHGNRRPFPETWMPYTCAESWKKTGPVEQFYDATDAAGLVHRLGMAESLYYQDTVERQRRGRPATEQSDRRCCGGYLVWKYNDSWPQVYSAKVDYFLEPKHVYYALRRAYEPLMLSFDFDTYLYLWAINDTREPVTGTVKIQLYHLEENEFRKEIVREVTVAPGKSTVVVRLDQAGIRAFRKEHLLFATLTDNSGQVLARTHGFADIERRLTFPEAKLKVEVREGALVLTTDQFARCVTLTGDAQGDPFGWFFEDNYFDLLPGEEKVVRLLGQHDEGRLTAKPWYSPHATTIDWKRSQ
- a CDS encoding carbohydrate-binding family 6 protein is translated as MRHACLFTLVSFALAIASGADGSEVRLRFDANIPQIAFAAEKIEQALAETGKRDEESDAECLIQIETRSMGKPAESFAIQRNRSDQIVIVGQDAAGAMYGGLEVAELIRIGGLDAIQDNQQSPYMAMRGTKFNIPLDVRTPSYTDPCDAAQQNIAEMWSFDYWTNTIDSLASHRYNFVSLWNMHPFPSLVKVPDYPNVALQDVQRSTLQWEEYYSGTGTGFDAPEIINNVEILKRMTIDDKIAFWQKVMRYGKERNVDFYFVTWNTFVYGTGGKYGITDSVENETTVDYFRKSVKQMFLTYPDLAGVGLTPGENMRSRPGGPRATSTEKEDWLFATYGQGILDAAAALPDRKMTLIHRQHMSGALDIADRFKPLLDHPTVDFIFSFKYAKAHVMSCTTQPYHEEFVSDIQSRGDLKTIWTLRNDDNYYFRWGAPDFVREFIQNIPYDVSRGFYYGSDQYIWGREFLSLDPTTPRRVEVDKHWYHWMLWGRLGYNPQLGNDRFTQILQAQFPQTDATALFDAWQSASMIYPLTTGFHWGSLDFQWYIEACKSRPKSAETVSGFHDVNRFISLPPHPSTDNISIPDFVKARRGSEKIDGITPLAVSEQIHDNADRALAILETLEAGDEMELRKTLSDIRCMAYLGKYYAHKIRGATELAFYRENHEKSHQDRAMTEVTQAAEYWKLYMDLAMKQYKNPLWTNRVGHVDWKKLYQEVLHDIEIVKSE